The Methanobacteriaceae archaeon genome has a window encoding:
- a CDS encoding 30S ribosomal protein S12: MPGLFAAKKLKKNRQNFKWKDVDYKRRALRLDVKADPLEGAPQARGIVIEKVGIEAKQPNSAIRKCVRVQLIKNGKQLTAFAPGDGAIGFIDEHDEVMIEGIGGPSGRSMGDIPGVRWKVSKVNNVALSEMVSGKIEKPVR; the protein is encoded by the coding sequence ATGCCAGGACTTTTTGCTGCAAAAAAACTTAAAAAAAATAGACAAAATTTTAAGTGGAAAGATGTAGATTACAAAAGAAGAGCTTTAAGATTAGATGTTAAAGCAGATCCTCTCGAAGGAGCTCCTCAAGCTAGAGGTATTGTAATCGAGAAAGTAGGGATAGAAGCAAAACAACCTAACTCTGCTATTCGTAAATGTGTACGTGTTCAATTAATTAAAAACGGTAAACAATTAACTGCTTTCGCACCAGGTGACGGAGCTATTGGATTTATCGATGAACACGATGAAGTAATGATTGAAGGAATCGGTGGACCATCCGGAAGATCTATGGGAGATATTCCTGGAGTTCGTTGGAAAGTTTCCAAAGTAAACAACGTTGCTTTATCCGAAATGGTAAGTGGAAAAATTGAAAAACCTGTAAGATAA
- a CDS encoding NusA-like transcription termination signal-binding factor, with product MSIKLSANEIRFIALFESMTGAMVKDCIIDDEHGKVTFIVKNGDMGLAIGKGGSSVSKVQRAVDKSVEIIELNDDPAQFIKNVLSPAKLQFVKISQKQSGEKIAIVTADNTNKRIAIGKNGINIERAKLLANRQHDIDNIILK from the coding sequence GTGTCTATTAAACTTAGTGCAAATGAAATAAGATTCATAGCTCTTTTCGAAAGTATGACTGGAGCAATGGTTAAAGATTGCATTATCGATGATGAACATGGAAAAGTCACTTTCATTGTGAAAAATGGTGACATGGGACTCGCTATCGGTAAAGGTGGAAGTTCCGTTTCTAAAGTTCAAAGAGCAGTAGATAAAAGTGTTGAAATCATTGAATTAAACGATGACCCAGCACAATTTATCAAAAATGTTTTATCCCCTGCAAAGTTACAGTTTGTTAAAATAAGTCAAAAACAGTCAGGTGAAAAAATAGCTATTGTCACAGCAGACAATACCAACAAACGTATTGCTATCGGTAAAAACGGAATTAATATCGAAAGAGCTAAATTATTAGCTAATAGACAACACGATATTGATAATATTATTTTAAAATAG
- a CDS encoding 30S ribosomal protein S7, whose product MSKLFDKWDLDEVKVEDLGLVKYICLDETLVPHTSGRHVKRQFAKSKISIVERLMNKIMRTHLNSGKKNKAYLIVKEALEIINRRTKQNPVQVLVKAVENTAPREEITRVKYGGIGYQVAVDISPQRRVDLSLGFLTRGTLQSSFKNRKSVAECLADELILASEEDSRSFALRKAEEKERVAKAAH is encoded by the coding sequence ATGAGTAAATTATTCGATAAATGGGATCTCGATGAAGTAAAAGTTGAGGACTTAGGTTTAGTAAAATATATCTGCTTAGATGAAACTTTAGTTCCACATACTTCTGGTAGACACGTAAAAAGACAATTTGCAAAATCTAAAATTTCTATTGTTGAAAGATTAATGAACAAAATCATGAGAACCCATCTCAACTCCGGTAAGAAAAATAAAGCTTACTTAATCGTTAAAGAAGCTTTAGAAATCATCAACAGAAGAACTAAACAAAACCCTGTTCAAGTTTTAGTTAAAGCTGTTGAAAATACCGCACCTCGTGAAGAAATCACTCGTGTAAAATACGGTGGTATTGGATACCAAGTAGCTGTAGATATTTCTCCACAAAGAAGAGTTGACCTTTCCTTAGGTTTCTTAACCAGAGGTACTTTACAATCTTCATTCAAAAATAGAAAATCTGTTGCAGAATGTTTAGCTGATGAATTAATCCTTGCATCTGAAGAAGATTCAAGAAGCTTTGCTTTAAGAAAAGCTGAAGAGAAAGAAAGAGTTGCTAAAGCAGCACACTAA
- the rpoA2 gene encoding DNA-directed RNA polymerase subunit A'' translates to MDEIITKIREMIAEINESEGLGIDFADSYIEDLAKHYVSRELTDDELRKLIIKLKQAYDRAYVEAGEAVGTVAAQSVGEPGTQMTMRTFHYAGVTELNVTLGLPRLIEIVDAREKIKTPTMDIYFTEDKRDDEEFVRTLANKIGKSTINDILSDFNLNYGTMEVEAVLDNKKIAEKRLDREEIDKKILKTFKKAVINGDHIVLSSNAEDSDFIIRELRLLADKFRDLQISGIKNIGRVIIRRDDEWIIHTEGSNLKEVLSMDGIDQVRTTTNNIHEIGQVLGIEAARRSIINEAQKTLSEQGLSVDVRHIMLVADIMTSEGVVKSIGRHGISGEKSSVLARAAFEETGKHLLHASIRGEVDELTGIIENIIIGQPIPLGTGSIGVKMDYKKE, encoded by the coding sequence ATGGATGAAATTATAACTAAAATTAGAGAAATGATTGCTGAGATTAATGAAAGTGAAGGTCTTGGTATTGATTTTGCAGATAGTTATATCGAAGATTTAGCTAAACATTATGTCAGTAGAGAATTAACTGATGATGAATTACGCAAACTCATCATTAAACTTAAACAGGCCTATGACCGAGCTTATGTTGAAGCTGGAGAGGCTGTTGGAACAGTAGCTGCACAATCTGTAGGTGAACCGGGTACTCAGATGACTATGCGTACTTTTCACTATGCAGGGGTAACTGAGTTAAACGTAACATTAGGTCTTCCGAGACTTATTGAAATTGTGGACGCTAGAGAAAAAATTAAAACTCCAACTATGGATATTTATTTCACTGAAGACAAACGTGATGATGAAGAGTTTGTTAGAACTTTAGCTAACAAGATTGGTAAAAGTACTATTAACGATATCCTTTCAGATTTCAATTTAAACTACGGAACCATGGAAGTAGAAGCAGTTTTAGATAATAAAAAGATTGCTGAAAAAAGACTTGATAGGGAAGAGATTGATAAGAAAATCTTAAAAACCTTTAAAAAAGCGGTCATTAATGGTGACCACATTGTCTTATCTAGCAATGCAGAAGATTCTGATTTTATTATCAGAGAACTTCGTCTCTTAGCAGACAAATTCCGTGATTTACAAATTAGTGGTATTAAAAATATTGGAAGAGTTATCATCCGTCGTGATGATGAGTGGATTATCCACACTGAAGGATCAAATCTTAAAGAAGTTCTTTCTATGGATGGTATTGACCAAGTAAGAACTACTACCAATAATATTCACGAAATTGGCCAAGTTTTGGGTATTGAAGCAGCTCGTAGATCAATTATTAACGAAGCTCAAAAGACCCTTTCCGAACAAGGTCTTAGTGTGGATGTAAGACACATTATGTTAGTTGCAGATATTATGACTTCCGAAGGTGTTGTAAAATCTATTGGAAGACATGGTATTAGTGGTGAAAAATCAAGTGTTTTAGCTCGTGCAGCTTTTGAAGAAACTGGTAAACATTTACTTCACGCAAGTATTCGTGGTGAAGTAGATGAGTTAACAGGTATCATCGAAAATATTATTATTGGACAACCAATACCTCTTGGTACCGGTTCTATCGGTGTCAAAATGGATTATAAAAAAGAATAG
- a CDS encoding 50S ribosomal protein L30e, with protein sequence MMDVDRGIRVAVDTGDVTLGSEKSIQSLKLGKGQLVVVAANAPKEIIEDVEYYANLSEIPSIVYDGTSVDLGSVCGKPFTVATLIVNDPGDSTILDDLR encoded by the coding sequence ATGATGGACGTAGATAGAGGAATCAGAGTAGCTGTCGATACTGGTGATGTAACTTTAGGTTCTGAAAAATCAATTCAATCTTTAAAATTAGGAAAAGGCCAACTCGTTGTTGTTGCTGCTAACGCTCCTAAAGAAATTATTGAAGATGTTGAATATTATGCAAATCTTTCCGAAATCCCATCTATCGTATATGATGGAACTAGTGTAGATTTAGGGTCTGTTTGTGGTAAACCTTTCACAGTTGCTACATTAATCGTTAACGATCCAGGAGATTCTACAATATTAGACGATTTGAGGTAG
- a CDS encoding DNA-directed RNA polymerase subunit A' — MKAFIKKIEKINFGLMSPEDIRKMSVVTVEYPDTYGDDGFPIDKGLMDPHLGIIDPSLVCRTCGSKGGVCQGHFGSIELARPVIHVGFGEVIHKILRSTCNECGRALLTDEEIEEYTTKIMELKAQNESISDILKKIYEVAKKDGEECPHCGTIQDKIVLDKPVSIVQRIDPLFEFKKVFNEVYGSDSISIEEIGPIAESIVEGKEVYFQNKLLINSNLLERLCEKLVDVDYLCKLAKRVFDLDDDVDGSYELNNTRLNNIFKNAIKENNLNEDYKLTASEVRERLERISDEDSFVLGVNPEVARPEWLVLTVLPVPPVTVRPSIILDTGERSEDDLTHKLVDILRINQRLLENMEAGAPQLIVEDLWELLQYHVTTYFDNEASGVPPARHRSGRPLKTLTQRLKGKEGRFRSNLSGKRVNFSARTVISPDPNISINEVGVPEMIAKEVTVPAYVNEWNMDEMKQYIENGPEIHPGANYVISNGRKRRVTDDTKEYILETLEPGVIIERHLKDGDMVLFNRQPSLHRMSMMAHEVRVLPYKTFRLNLCVCPPYNADFDGDEMNMHVFQTDESRAEAKSLMRVQEHILSPRFGGPIIGAIHDHISGAYLLTRDGVEFSEEQALQIIRKSHLKIPKFKSNQWILKYDPDESEESFIYKDKGEKWTGKELFSLLLPNDLNLAYSAEISKCPVVYPPEDAEVVIKNGILVQGAIDESAYGSFSGQILDKIVKEYGPGRAKEFLDRSTDLAICGIMKTGITTSLNDEEIPEEAQDRINEHLQNKMAEVDKLVEAYEEGYLEALPGRSLKETLEMKIMQVLGEARDMSGQIAEHYLNMGKQYPDDPYDHVMAVENHSVVMARTGARASMLNLTQITACVGQQAVRGGRIERGYINRTLPHFKKGELGAKAKGFVHSSYKSGLDPIEFFFHAMGGREGLVDTAIRTAQSGYMQRRLVNALQDLQVKSTGLVTDNQGNVIQTMFGEDGVDPAKSDFGKPANLDTLIDEIRMEGK; from the coding sequence ATGAAAGCATTTATTAAAAAAATTGAAAAAATTAACTTTGGTTTAATGTCTCCTGAGGATATTCGTAAAATGTCTGTTGTTACTGTTGAATATCCTGATACTTACGGTGATGATGGTTTTCCTATTGACAAAGGGTTAATGGACCCTCATTTAGGTATTATTGATCCTAGTTTAGTTTGTAGAACCTGTGGTTCTAAAGGTGGAGTTTGTCAAGGACACTTCGGTAGTATTGAATTAGCTAGACCAGTTATTCATGTTGGTTTTGGGGAAGTTATTCATAAAATTTTACGTTCAACTTGTAACGAATGTGGTCGTGCTCTTTTAACTGATGAAGAAATCGAAGAGTACACTACTAAAATTATGGAACTCAAAGCTCAAAATGAGAGCATTAGTGACATTCTCAAAAAGATTTACGAAGTTGCTAAAAAAGATGGGGAAGAATGTCCTCACTGTGGTACTATCCAAGACAAAATTGTTTTAGATAAACCAGTTTCAATCGTTCAACGTATTGACCCACTTTTCGAGTTCAAAAAAGTATTCAATGAAGTTTACGGTTCAGATTCCATTTCAATTGAAGAAATTGGACCTATCGCAGAAAGCATTGTTGAAGGAAAAGAGGTATACTTCCAAAACAAGCTTTTAATTAACAGTAATCTCTTAGAACGTTTATGCGAAAAATTAGTTGATGTTGATTACTTATGCAAACTTGCAAAAAGAGTATTTGACTTAGATGATGATGTTGATGGCTCTTACGAATTAAACAACACTCGTTTAAACAACATCTTTAAAAACGCTATCAAAGAAAACAATTTAAATGAAGATTACAAGTTAACTGCATCTGAAGTTCGTGAAAGACTCGAAAGAATTTCTGATGAAGACTCTTTCGTATTGGGTGTAAACCCTGAAGTAGCTAGACCTGAATGGTTAGTTTTAACTGTTCTTCCAGTTCCTCCAGTAACTGTAAGACCATCTATTATCTTAGATACTGGTGAACGTTCAGAAGACGATTTAACTCACAAACTCGTTGATATCTTACGTATTAACCAACGTTTACTTGAAAACATGGAAGCAGGTGCTCCACAATTAATCGTTGAAGATTTATGGGAGTTATTACAATATCACGTAACCACTTACTTTGATAACGAAGCTAGTGGTGTTCCACCTGCAAGACACAGATCAGGTAGACCACTTAAAACCTTAACTCAAAGGTTAAAAGGAAAAGAAGGAAGGTTCAGATCCAACCTTTCCGGTAAAAGGGTTAACTTCTCTGCTCGTACCGTAATCTCTCCGGACCCTAACATCAGTATTAACGAAGTTGGTGTTCCAGAAATGATTGCAAAAGAAGTTACTGTACCTGCTTACGTTAACGAATGGAACATGGATGAAATGAAACAATACATCGAAAATGGTCCTGAAATACACCCTGGTGCAAACTATGTAATCAGTAACGGTAGGAAAAGAAGAGTTACTGATGATACTAAAGAATACATCCTTGAAACTTTAGAACCAGGTGTTATTATTGAAAGACATTTGAAAGATGGAGATATGGTTTTATTCAATCGTCAGCCTTCCCTTCACAGAATGAGTATGATGGCACACGAAGTAAGAGTTTTACCATATAAAACTTTCAGGTTAAACTTATGTGTCTGTCCTCCATACAACGCAGATTTCGATGGGGACGAAATGAACATGCACGTTTTCCAAACTGATGAGTCTCGTGCTGAGGCTAAATCATTAATGCGTGTACAAGAACACATTTTATCTCCAAGGTTTGGTGGACCTATTATCGGTGCTATTCACGACCACATTAGTGGTGCTTATCTCTTAACACGTGATGGTGTTGAATTTAGTGAAGAACAAGCTTTACAAATTATCAGAAAATCACACCTTAAAATCCCTAAATTCAAATCTAATCAGTGGATTTTAAAATATGATCCTGATGAAAGTGAAGAGTCATTCATCTACAAAGACAAAGGTGAAAAATGGACTGGTAAAGAGTTATTCTCTTTATTATTACCTAATGACTTAAACTTAGCTTACAGTGCTGAAATTTCCAAATGTCCTGTAGTTTACCCACCTGAAGATGCTGAAGTTGTAATTAAAAACGGTATTCTTGTACAAGGTGCTATTGACGAAAGTGCATACGGTTCTTTCTCAGGTCAAATTTTGGATAAAATTGTTAAAGAATACGGTCCTGGAAGAGCTAAAGAATTCTTAGACAGGTCTACTGACCTTGCTATCTGTGGAATTATGAAAACAGGAATTACCACTTCCTTAAACGATGAAGAAATTCCTGAAGAAGCTCAAGATCGTATTAATGAGCACTTACAAAACAAGATGGCTGAAGTAGATAAGCTTGTTGAAGCTTACGAAGAAGGTTATCTTGAAGCTTTACCTGGTAGAAGTCTCAAAGAAACTTTAGAGATGAAAATCATGCAAGTTCTCGGGGAAGCTAGGGATATGTCTGGTCAAATTGCAGAACATTACCTCAATATGGGTAAACAATATCCTGATGACCCTTACGATCATGTAATGGCTGTAGAAAACCACTCTGTAGTAATGGCACGTACTGGTGCTAGGGCATCTATGTTGAACCTTACTCAGATTACTGCTTGTGTAGGACAACAAGCAGTTAGGGGTGGACGTATCGAAAGAGGATACATTAACAGAACCTTACCTCACTTCAAGAAAGGAGAGTTAGGGGCAAAAGCGAAAGGATTTGTTCACTCAAGTTACAAATCTGGACTTGACCCAATTGAATTCTTCTTCCACGCTATGGGGGGTAGAGAAGGTCTTGTAGATACAGCGATTCGTACCGCTCAATCCGGTTACATGCAAAGAAGACTTGTTAACGCTTTACAAGATTTACAAGTTAAATCTACTGGTCTTGTTACTGACAACCAAGGTAACGTTATCCAAACTATGTTTGGTGAAGACGGTGTAGATCCAGCGAAATCTGACTTTGGTAAACCAGCAAACTTAGATACTCTTATAGATGAAATTAGAATGGAAGGTAAGTAG
- the rpsJ gene encoding 30S ribosomal protein S10, translating to MNQARIKLTGTDPEKLAYVCDQLKKIAERTGVDLSGPIPLPTKKLVVPTRKSPDGEGKASWEKWELRIHKRLIGIGADERAMRQVMKINVPDNVSIEIELKG from the coding sequence ATGAATCAAGCAAGAATTAAGCTTACAGGAACAGACCCAGAAAAATTAGCATACGTTTGTGATCAACTCAAAAAAATTGCTGAAAGAACTGGTGTTGACTTGTCTGGTCCTATCCCATTACCTACTAAAAAATTAGTAGTACCTACAAGAAAATCTCCAGATGGAGAAGGAAAAGCTTCTTGGGAAAAATGGGAACTTAGAATTCATAAACGTTTAATCGGTATTGGGGCTGACGAACGTGCTATGAGACAAGTTATGAAAATTAACGTTCCTGATAATGTAAGTATTGAAATTGAACTTAAAGGATAG
- a CDS encoding elongation factor EF-2, with amino-acid sequence MSRRDKMIAKIKELMYEPEQIRNIGICAHIDHGKTTLSDNLLAGAGMISEELAGDQRFLDFDEQEQARGITIDAANVSMVHDYKEKEYLINLIDTPGHVDFGGDVTRAMRAVDGAVVVVCAVEGIMPQTETVFRQALKENVKPVLFINKVDRLINELKLEPEELQKRFINIYMEANKLIKNMAPEDKKEEWSLDFTDGSVAFGSAYHNWAINVPTMQETGVNFNDIIQYCNDEKQKELAQKVPLSDVLLGMVVEHLPSPKEAQVYRVPNIWDGDIESPAGECMVSTSPDGPLAVMVTNVSVDKHAGEIATGRVYGGAIEKGSEVYLVGSHGKSRVQQVGVYFGPERVNTDKVPAGNIVYVAGAKGAIAGETLCDPEHKIVEFEGLEHISEPVVTVAVEAKNTKDLPKLIEVLRQVGKEDPTVKIDINEETGEHLVSGMGELHLEVIGYRIGEKGVDITTSEPIVVYRETVRQLSPQVEGKSPNKHNRFYLTVEPIEQELFDAIQNGDLKEGKVKGKESAADFMEFGLDKEEARRVWAVHNRSIFLNMTRGIQYLDEVKELLIEGFESALENGPLGNEIAMGLKFKLHDAKLHEDAVHRGPAQVLPAIRNAVLGSMMLAEPALLEPMQKVVIDTPNDYMGSCTREIQNRRGQIVNMGQETGDMARIESKVPVAEMFGFAGDIRSAAEGRCLWSTEIAGFEPLPREMQNQIVREIRQRKGLSAEPFPASHYLGDL; translated from the coding sequence TTGAGTAGAAGAGACAAAATGATTGCAAAAATCAAAGAATTAATGTATGAACCAGAACAAATCAGAAACATTGGTATCTGTGCTCACATTGATCACGGTAAAACCACTTTATCTGATAACTTACTTGCAGGTGCAGGAATGATTTCCGAAGAACTTGCTGGTGACCAAAGATTCTTAGATTTCGACGAACAAGAACAAGCTCGTGGAATTACTATTGATGCAGCTAACGTATCTATGGTACACGATTACAAAGAAAAAGAATACTTAATCAACTTAATCGATACTCCAGGTCACGTTGACTTCGGTGGGGACGTAACTCGTGCTATGAGGGCTGTAGACGGTGCAGTAGTAGTAGTTTGTGCTGTAGAAGGTATCATGCCTCAAACTGAAACTGTATTCAGACAAGCTTTAAAAGAAAACGTAAAACCTGTTTTATTCATTAACAAAGTTGACAGATTAATCAACGAGTTAAAATTAGAACCAGAAGAATTACAAAAAAGATTCATCAACATCTACATGGAAGCTAACAAGTTAATCAAAAACATGGCTCCTGAAGATAAAAAAGAAGAATGGTCTTTAGATTTCACTGATGGTAGTGTAGCTTTCGGTTCAGCATACCACAACTGGGCGATTAACGTACCAACTATGCAAGAAACCGGTGTTAACTTCAACGACATCATCCAATACTGTAACGATGAAAAACAAAAAGAGTTAGCACAAAAAGTACCTTTATCCGATGTATTATTGGGTATGGTAGTAGAACACTTACCTTCTCCTAAAGAAGCACAAGTTTACAGAGTACCTAACATATGGGACGGAGACATCGAATCACCTGCTGGTGAATGTATGGTTTCCACTTCCCCTGACGGACCTTTAGCTGTAATGGTTACCAACGTATCTGTAGATAAACATGCTGGTGAAATTGCAACTGGTAGGGTTTACGGAGGAGCTATCGAAAAAGGTTCAGAAGTATACCTCGTTGGTTCTCACGGAAAATCCAGAGTACAACAAGTAGGTGTCTACTTCGGACCTGAAAGAGTTAACACTGACAAAGTTCCTGCTGGTAACATTGTATATGTAGCTGGTGCAAAAGGAGCTATTGCTGGTGAAACTTTATGTGATCCTGAACACAAAATTGTTGAATTCGAAGGATTAGAACACATTTCCGAACCTGTAGTTACTGTTGCTGTAGAAGCTAAAAACACTAAAGATTTACCAAAATTAATTGAAGTTTTAAGACAAGTAGGTAAAGAAGACCCTACCGTTAAAATCGATATTAACGAAGAAACTGGTGAACACTTAGTATCAGGTATGGGAGAACTTCACTTAGAAGTTATCGGTTACAGAATTGGAGAAAAAGGTGTAGACATTACTACTTCCGAACCTATTGTTGTATACAGAGAAACTGTAAGACAATTATCTCCACAAGTTGAAGGTAAATCCCCTAACAAACACAACAGATTCTACCTTACCGTTGAACCTATCGAACAAGAATTATTCGATGCTATCCAAAATGGTGACTTAAAAGAAGGTAAAGTTAAAGGTAAAGAATCTGCTGCTGACTTCATGGAATTCGGTTTAGATAAAGAAGAAGCTAGAAGAGTATGGGCTGTTCACAACAGAAGTATCTTCCTTAACATGACTCGTGGTATCCAATACTTAGACGAAGTTAAAGAACTCTTAATCGAAGGATTTGAATCCGCTTTAGAAAACGGTCCTTTAGGTAACGAAATCGCTATGGGATTAAAATTCAAACTCCACGATGCAAAACTTCACGAAGACGCAGTTCACAGAGGACCTGCTCAAGTATTACCTGCTATCAGAAACGCAGTTTTAGGTTCCATGATGCTCGCTGAACCAGCTTTACTTGAACCAATGCAAAAAGTAGTTATTGACACTCCTAACGATTACATGGGTTCCTGTACTCGTGAGATCCAAAACAGAAGAGGTCAAATCGTAAACATGGGTCAAGAAACTGGTGATATGGCTAGAATCGAATCCAAAGTTCCTGTAGCTGAAATGTTCGGTTTCGCTGGAGATATCAGATCTGCTGCTGAAGGTAGATGTTTATGGTCTACTGAAATCGCTGGATTTGAACCACTCCCACGTGAGATGCAAAATCAAATCGTAAGAGAAATCAGACAAAGAAAAGGCTTATCTGCAGAACCATTCCCTGCAAGCCACTACTTAGGAGATTTATAA
- the tuf gene encoding translation elongation factor EF-1 subunit alpha: MAKEKEHLNLAFIGHVDHGKSTLVGHLLLKAGAIAEQQLDDGENKFRFVMDKLGEERERGVTIDLAHQKFSTKKYDYTVVDCPGHRDFVKNMITGASQADAGVLVVAADDGVMPQTKEHVFLSKTLGINQLIVAINKIDVVDYSEDKFNELKEEVSNLIKTVGFKPDEVPFIPLSAFEGDNIKEASENTSWYKGDSLIDALDKLTPPEKPTDLPLRVPIQDVYSITGVGTVPVGRVETGIMRKGENVIFEPAGASGEVKSIEMHHEVFDLAEPGDNIGFNVRGVGKNDIRRGDVAGHVDNAPTVAKEFDAQVVVLQHPGVITVGYTPVFHCHTSQVACTFLELSKKLNPATGAVDEENPDFLKTGNAAIVKIKPTKPMCLENAKEIPQMGRFAIRDMGQTVAAGLCLNVTPAK; the protein is encoded by the coding sequence ATGGCAAAAGAAAAAGAACATCTTAACTTAGCATTTATTGGACACGTTGACCACGGAAAATCCACTTTAGTTGGACACTTATTATTAAAAGCTGGTGCAATCGCTGAACAACAATTAGACGACGGAGAAAACAAATTCAGATTTGTTATGGACAAATTAGGAGAAGAAAGAGAAAGAGGAGTAACTATCGACTTAGCTCACCAAAAATTCTCCACCAAAAAATACGACTACACTGTAGTAGACTGTCCTGGACACAGAGACTTCGTTAAAAACATGATTACTGGTGCTTCCCAAGCTGACGCTGGTGTATTAGTAGTTGCTGCAGACGACGGTGTAATGCCTCAAACCAAAGAACACGTATTCTTATCCAAAACTTTAGGTATTAACCAATTAATCGTTGCAATTAACAAAATCGATGTTGTAGACTACTCCGAAGACAAATTCAACGAATTAAAAGAAGAAGTTTCCAACTTAATCAAAACCGTAGGATTCAAACCTGATGAAGTACCTTTCATCCCATTATCCGCATTTGAAGGAGACAACATTAAAGAAGCTAGTGAAAACACTTCCTGGTACAAAGGTGACTCCTTAATTGACGCTTTAGACAAATTAACCCCACCTGAAAAACCTACCGACTTACCTTTAAGAGTACCTATTCAAGACGTTTACTCCATCACTGGTGTAGGAACCGTACCTGTAGGAAGAGTTGAAACCGGTATCATGAGAAAAGGTGAAAACGTTATCTTTGAACCTGCTGGAGCTTCCGGAGAAGTTAAATCTATCGAAATGCACCACGAAGTATTCGATCTCGCTGAACCTGGTGACAACATCGGATTCAACGTAAGAGGTGTTGGTAAAAACGATATCAGAAGAGGAGACGTAGCTGGACACGTTGACAACGCACCTACCGTTGCTAAAGAATTCGACGCACAAGTTGTTGTTTTACAACACCCTGGTGTAATCACCGTTGGATACACTCCTGTATTCCACTGTCACACTTCCCAAGTAGCATGTACTTTCTTAGAATTATCTAAAAAATTAAACCCTGCTACCGGTGCTGTTGACGAAGAAAACCCAGACTTCTTAAAAACTGGTAACGCAGCTATCGTTAAAATTAAACCTACCAAACCAATGTGTCTCGAAAACGCAAAAGAAATCCCACAAATGGGTAGATTTGCTATCAGAGATATGGGTCAAACTGTTGCAGCTGGATTATGTCTCAACGTTACCCCAGCAAAATAA